From a single Pseudophryne corroboree isolate aPseCor3 chromosome 6, aPseCor3.hap2, whole genome shotgun sequence genomic region:
- the LOC134934495 gene encoding olfactory receptor 1G1-like has translation MIGKLTNDSAQIKFNILAFSTSETGRIVLFITILLIYLIVVAGNLVIITLVCLVSQLHTSMYFFLCNLSVLDILYVSTTLPKLLYITQTGYHMVSYAACIAQLYLFLFFADTESFLLTSMAFDRYVAICFPLHYSLIMSKPVCVLLAFPAWFMAAINALILTCFVSGLSFNHFNEVNNFFCDLKALIIASPNDTTFLKKFITIDGMFIGAVPLLLILTSYGCIIFTILKIQSSVGRRKTFSSCTSHITIVVVYYCSALCLYMQYAQELDKLFAVMFVTLVPLLNPLVYSLRNKDVLSAMKRIKQYQKTNPIQ, from the coding sequence ATGATAGGAAAATTAACAAATGACAGCGCACAGATTAAATTCAACATCCTTGCATTCTCCACATCAGAAACGGGGAGGATTGTGCTTTTTATAACAATTTTACTGATTTATCTGATAGTTGTCGCTGGTAACCTTGTTATTATTACACTGGTATGTCTTGTGTCCCAGCTGCACACGTCCATGTACTTCTTCCTATGTAATCTGTCCGTGTTGGATATCTTATATGTCTCCACCACTCTCCCCAAACTGTTGTATATTACTCAAACTGGTTACCATATGGTGTCTTATGCTGCCTGCATAGCCCAGTTATATTTATTTCTCTTCTTTGCTGATACAGAGAGTTTCCTATTAACATCAATGGCCTTTGATCGCTATGTAGCAATTTGTTTCCCGCTTCATTATTCACTCATTATGAGTAAACCTGTTTGTGTGTTATTAGCGTTTCCTGCATGGTTTATGGCTGCCATCAATGCTTTAATACTTACTTGTTTTGTAAGTGGCTTGAGTTTCAATCATTTTAATGAAGTCAACAATTTCTTCTGTGACCTGAAAGCTCTGATAATTGCTTCACCCAATGACACCACGTTCTTGAAAAAATTCATTACCATAGATGGGATGTTCATCGGAGCTGTTCCACTTCTACTGATCTTGACTTCCTACGGCTGCATCATTTTCACCATCCTTAAAATTCAGTCATCAGTTGGGAGACGCAAGACTTTCTCAAGTTGCACGTCCCATATTACAATTGTCGTAGTGTACTATTGTTCAGCTTTGTGCTTGTACATGCAATATGCTCAAGAACTAGACAAGCTCTTCGCAGTCATGTTTGTTACTTTGGTTCCATTACTAAACCCACTAGTGTACAGTTTGCGCAATAAAGATGTCCTAAGTGCGATGAAAAGAATAAAGCAATACCAAAAGACCAATCCTATTCAATAA